In a single window of the Cygnus olor isolate bCygOlo1 chromosome 5, bCygOlo1.pri.v2, whole genome shotgun sequence genome:
- the DUSP8 gene encoding dual specificity protein phosphatase 8 isoform X2: MPVDVMLAPAEDQFWTDMHEGQMKLKIRVRRMKESRDMRGGFATFSSCFPGLCEGKPAAILPMSISQPCLPVANVGPTRILPHLYLGSQKDVLNKDLMTQNGISYVLNASNSCPKPDFICDSHFMRIPVNDNYCEKLLPWLDKSIEFIDKAKVSSCQVIVHCLAGISRSATIAIAYIMKTMGMSSDDAYRFVKDRRPSISPNFNFLGQLLEYERSLKLLKALKAQGDRGDGETLQDPAEVSEGGRHPAPSTSEKVEEAPRSTTSASPPSDPERQGGPPKILSPTALQQGLNGLHLSSERIQDTNRLKRSFSLDIKSAYSPGLRQDPPGPPSTGEAPKLCKLDSPSGPNGQFSPVPDSPDRPSGPDLLLEAKVRQRRKHRHAAGSPAHGLSLNVGTARKSPGTEDSLQQPPRLSLPGPPPSSNGSWGGVHLESPSTPSSEGGWYFGTDSAGGGGSGGGGSTNGGTLFTGASPYPPFGCNGVPGGCEIRLRDKQRAEARDGRHSWHEEASAEKQFKRRSCQMEFEETMSEGRSREELGKIGKQSSFSGSMEIIEVS, encoded by the exons gagGCTTTGCCACCTTCTCGTCCTGCTTCCCGGGGCTCTGCGAGGGGAAGCCTGCTGCCATCCTGCCGATGAGCATCTCCCAGCCGTGCTTGCCCGTGGCCAATGTCGGCCCCACGCGCATCCTGCCGCATCTCTACCTGGGCTCCCAGAAGGACGTCCTGAACAAG GACCTGATGACGCAGAACGGGATAAGCTACGTCCTCAACGCCAGCAACTCCTGTCCCAAGCCAGACTTCATCTGTGATAGTCACTTCATGCGCATTCCTGTCAATGACAACTACTGTGAGAAGCTGCTTCCCTGGCTGGACAAATCCATTGAATTCATTG ACAAGGCCAAGGTGTCGAGCTGCCAGGTGATTGTGCACTGCTTGGCAGGGATCTCCCGGTCAGCCACCATTGCCATCGCCTACATCATGAAGACCATGGGTATGTCGTCAGACGATGCTTACAG GTTCGTTAAGGACCGCCGCCCATCGATCTCACCCAACTTTAACTTCCTGGGCCAGCTCCTGGAGTACGAGAGGAGCCTGAAGCTCCTCAAGGCCCTGAAAGCCCAGGGCGACCGGGGCGACGGAGAGACCCTGCAGGACCCAGCCGAGGTGTCTGAGGGCGGCAGGCACCCCGCACCGTCTACCTCAGAGAAGGTCGAGGAGGCACCAAGAAGCACAACCTCCGCATCCCCACCCAGCGACCCCGAGAGGCAAGGTGGGCCTCCCAAGATCTTGTCACCCACGGCGCTGCAGCAGGGACTCAACGGCTTGCACCTCTCCTCGGAGCGCATTCAGGACACCAACCGCCTGAAACGCTCCTTCTCCCTGGACATCAAATCTGCCTACTCCCCCGGCCTGCGGCAGGACCCCCCGGGCCCTCCCAGCACCGGGGAGGCCCCCAAGCTCTGCAAGCTGGACAGCCCCTCGGGGCCAAACGGCCAGTTCTCCCCGGTGCCCGACAGCCCCGACCGGCCCAGCGGACCCGACCTCCTGCTGGAGGCCAAGGTGAGGCAGCGGCGCAAACACCGGCACGCGGCGGGCTCACCGGCCCACGGGCTCAGCCTCAACGTCGGCACGGCCCGCAAGAGCCCTGGGACAGAGGAcagcctccagcagccaccAAGGCTCAGCCTTCCCGGCCCACCGCCATCTTCCAATGGCTCCTGGGGGGGTGTCCACCTGGAGTCCCCCAGCACCCCGTCCTCCGAGGGAGGCTGGTACTTTGGCACGGACTCAGCCGGTGGTGGCGGCAGTGGTGGTGGCGGTAGCACCAACGGTGGGACGTTGTTCACTGGCGCCAGCCCGTATCCCCCGTTCGGGTGCAacggggtgccggggggctgcgAGATCAGACTGAGGGACAAGCAGCGGGCAGAGGCACGGGACGGGAGGCACAGCTGGCACGAGGAGGCCAGCGCCGAGAAGCAGTTCAAGAGGAGGAGCTGCCAGATGGAGTTCGAGGAGACCATGTCTGAGGGCAGGTCCCGGGAAGAGCTGGGCAAAATAGGCAAACAGTCAAGCTTTTCGGGCAGCATGGAGATCATCGAGGTGTCCTGA